The window CCGCGGTGCGCAGCATCAGGGTCGCCAGGCCCGCACCCAGGCAGGTGCGCTCGCCGGCGGCGAACGGGATGTAACCCCAGGCCGGTTTGGGGCCGTCGAACCGCTCCGGCCGGAACGCGGTGGGGTCGGACCACAGATCGGCGCTGCGGTGCGTCAGGTAGGGGCTGTAGAGCACCATCCGGCCCGCCGGCACCGGCACCCCGTCGACCTCGGTGTCGGCGGTGCAGATGCGGCTGCCGATCCAGCCCGACGGGTACAGCCGGAGCGTCTCCTCGACGACCTGCGAAGTCACCTCCGCGGCGTTGAGGTCCGGCCGCGCGGCGAGCTCCCACAGCGCGAAGGCCAGGCTGTGGGCGGTGGTGTCGTAGGCGGCGGCGATGACCACCCGGGCCTCCTCGACGCCCCCGTCGAGGGTGGCGAAGAGTTCAGCCAGCGAACCCTTCTCGGGCGCGGCGAAGACCGACTCGAGGGCGGCGTTCATCGTCCGGATGCGGAACGGGCGGCGCAGCAGCGGTCCCGGCATCGGGCTGTCCAGCGGCGCCACGTAGGACTCCAGCACGCCGGGGGCGAAGGCACCGCCGAAGAACGCGCGGGCGAGCATCGCCAGCACGACCTGCGACGCCCAGTGTCCGGCGTCGAACTCGCCGGTGGGCAGGGCGGCGCCGACGAGGTCGGTGAAATCCGTCCCGAAGGCGGTGGTCACGGCGCGGCGGTGGAACGTCGGGTTGAGCTCGGCCCGCCGCTCGCGGTGGCCGGGGTTGTCCTGCGACACCACGCCGGCCGACAGGTAGGGCGACAGCTGGCTGAGACTGCCTTTGCTGTGGAAGGTCTCGAGGTCGCCGAGCACCGCACGGTTCCACTCCGGGGTGTAGCCGACGGTGACCCCGCGCCAGAGCCGGATGTCGAACGCCGGCCCCAGGGTCGCCCCCTCCTCGAGGAGCCGGAGCGGGTCGGCCGTCCAGCGGGGCAGGTGGCCGAGCCCGGGCACGCCGGCCGGCCGGGGCAGTCCGGGCCGGCCGCCGGTGGCGGTCTCCAGGTCATTCACGAGTACCGACGTCCCTTCCAGATCTGTTCCCGCCGCAGCGCCTGTCGCACCACCGGGACCGCGGCGACCGGGGCCGCCGACACCAGGGCCGCCGCCGGCCAGTCGCGGCCGCCGGTCTTGCCCTCCACCAGCACCCGCTCGACGATGCCCAGCAGCGCCGCCACCCGCCAACGGCGCGACCGCGCCAGCAGCGGCGGCGCGGTGTAGGCCAGCAGGTGCCAGGCGAGGCCGACCGCGACCAGCCACCGGCGGCCCCCCGTCACCGGGGTCAGGCCCCGACCGAAGCCGGCCACGACCTCGGCGTGGGTCCGGT is drawn from Nakamurella deserti and contains these coding sequences:
- a CDS encoding cytochrome P450 translates to MNDLETATGGRPGLPRPAGVPGLGHLPRWTADPLRLLEEGATLGPAFDIRLWRGVTVGYTPEWNRAVLGDLETFHSKGSLSQLSPYLSAGVVSQDNPGHRERRAELNPTFHRRAVTTAFGTDFTDLVGAALPTGEFDAGHWASQVVLAMLARAFFGGAFAPGVLESYVAPLDSPMPGPLLRRPFRIRTMNAALESVFAAPEKGSLAELFATLDGGVEEARVVIAAAYDTTAHSLAFALWELAARPDLNAAEVTSQVVEETLRLYPSGWIGSRICTADTEVDGVPVPAGRMVLYSPYLTHRSADLWSDPTAFRPERFDGPKPAWGYIPFAAGERTCLGAGLATLMLRTAVAAFAGSDLSRVSGDGAVRGGLTLAPAGPLRLRRDV